The proteins below are encoded in one region of Bacillota bacterium:
- a CDS encoding histidine kinase: MDANGEPRARTDRLQAEIERLEAEIEELKGRLPRHSVRPAMLTELEDLEEKLEKAREAARNAESHGSR; encoded by the coding sequence ATGGACGCGAACGGTGAACCCCGGGCTCGGACCGACAGGCTGCAGGCGGAGATCGAGCGGCTGGAGGCCGAAATCGAGGAGTTGAAAGGGCGGTTGCCCCGCCATTCGGTGCGGCCGGCCATGCTCACGGAACTGGAGGACCTCGAAGAGAAGCTGGAGAAGGCTCGGGAGGCGGCCCGCAATGCCGAAAGCCATGGCAGTCGTTGA
- a CDS encoding fumarate hydratase, which produces MREIDVARVAEAVARLCEEASMDLGEDAFAALERALEQEESPVGKDVIGQLIENARLARKEWVPMCQDTGVAVVLVDVGQDVHVVGGSLEEAINAGVRKGYQEGYLRKSVVGDPFERKNTGDNTPAVIHYRVVPGDRLRITVLPKGAGSENMSALKMLTPADGLEGVMDFVVDVVDEAGSNPCPPIIVGVGVGGTMDQAALLAKRALARPVGQPHRRPEIAGVEEKLLQRINRLGIGPQGLGGRVTALAVHMEVYPTHIACLPVAVNLQCHAARHKEAVL; this is translated from the coding sequence ATGAGGGAAATCGACGTGGCACGGGTTGCGGAAGCGGTGGCAAGGCTGTGTGAGGAAGCCAGCATGGACCTGGGTGAGGATGCCTTCGCGGCGCTGGAGAGAGCTCTGGAACAGGAAGAGTCGCCGGTGGGGAAGGATGTGATCGGGCAACTGATCGAGAACGCCCGCCTGGCCCGCAAGGAGTGGGTGCCCATGTGCCAGGACACCGGCGTGGCCGTGGTGCTGGTAGACGTGGGTCAGGACGTGCATGTGGTGGGCGGCTCCCTGGAGGAGGCCATCAACGCCGGGGTGCGCAAGGGCTACCAGGAAGGGTACCTGCGCAAGTCGGTGGTGGGCGATCCCTTCGAGCGCAAGAACACGGGCGACAACACCCCGGCCGTGATCCACTACCGGGTGGTGCCTGGGGACAGGCTGAGGATTACGGTGCTGCCCAAGGGAGCCGGCTCGGAGAACATGAGCGCCCTCAAGATGCTGACTCCGGCGGACGGGCTGGAGGGCGTGATGGATTTCGTGGTGGATGTGGTGGATGAGGCGGGATCGAATCCCTGCCCCCCGATCATAGTAGGCGTGGGGGTGGGAGGTACCATGGACCAGGCGGCCCTGCTGGCCAAGCGGGCGCTGGCGCGGCCCGTGGGTCAACCCCATCGCCGCCCCGAGATAGCCGGTGTCGAGGAGAAGCTGCTGCAGCGGATTAACCGGCTCGGGATCGGGCCGCAGGGCCTGGGCGGACGGGTGACGGCGCTGGCCGTGCACATGGAGGTATACCCCACTCACATCGCCTGCCTGCCGGTGGCGGTGAACCTGCAATGTCATGCGGCCCGGCACAAGGAAGCCGTGCTCTAA
- the sdhC gene encoding succinate dehydrogenase, cytochrome b556 subunit, giving the protein MYKPRGIFMRNPDLVPAYLRPGMWGWVLHRVTGLLILFYLLLHIWVIGRAAVSPGAFDAIMVTLGTPFWRALEVGLLACVLYHGVNGIRIILFDLGYGIRVHRAWWYATVVVVVVLFVMGAVQMLMPLFAGSTSRVA; this is encoded by the coding sequence ATGTACAAACCGCGGGGCATCTTCATGCGCAATCCCGACCTGGTGCCGGCGTACCTGCGTCCCGGCATGTGGGGCTGGGTGCTGCACCGGGTGACGGGGCTTCTTATCCTGTTCTACCTGCTCCTTCACATCTGGGTGATCGGGCGGGCGGCGGTGAGCCCGGGAGCCTTCGACGCCATCATGGTCACCCTGGGCACGCCCTTCTGGCGGGCGCTGGAGGTGGGTCTGCTGGCCTGCGTGCTGTACCACGGCGTCAACGGCATCCGCATCATCCTGTTCGACCTGGGCTACGGCATCCGGGTGCACCGGGCCTGGTGGTATGCCACCGTGGTGGTGGTGGTGGTGCTGTTCGTGATGGGCGCGGTGCAGATGCTGATGCCGCTGTTCGCGGGGTCCACCTCGCGGGTGGCCTAG
- a CDS encoding GGDEF domain-containing phosphodiesterase produces the protein MQVPAVAEVIPRLAKIARRHRVLGLVFVDLVGFASVQESCGTSTGDSILDALGRVLSHTGLRLGNATGIVPCTTGGDDFLLFFPNPGEKPHLGPQLEQLRELLEVRLNAAVCTLPLDRKLTVHLGYAEIRAGPDRRMERLIYEAMKEAVLMAKSDMGLEDFLSRQEMLAILGQGQIQSVYQPIVSLTDGRTVGYEALSRGPEGSRWQEPLTLFHLAQKYGLLIRLEELCHRQAIAGVRGLFDDLGLFLNVDPGVLSDPAYDLQKLGDLLAEARIEPGQVTLELTERSAASDLARLRRAVEVARAHGLGVALDDVGSGYSSLRTLVELQPDYVKIDGYLVANCHRDPARRVVVETLAHLARRLGCTTVAEGVEQPPELDTLVAVGVDLAQGYLFAYPARELTAPDAAAVSRLRAGRAGTT, from the coding sequence ATGCAGGTACCGGCTGTCGCAGAGGTCATCCCGCGACTGGCCAAGATAGCCCGCCGTCACCGGGTGCTCGGGCTGGTGTTCGTGGACCTGGTCGGCTTCGCCTCGGTACAGGAGAGTTGCGGTACCAGCACCGGGGACTCCATCCTGGACGCCCTGGGCAGGGTGTTGAGCCACACCGGCCTCCGCCTGGGGAACGCCACCGGGATCGTGCCCTGCACCACGGGAGGGGACGACTTCCTGCTCTTTTTCCCCAACCCCGGGGAAAAGCCCCACCTGGGCCCCCAGCTGGAGCAACTGCGCGAACTGCTGGAGGTACGGCTCAACGCGGCGGTGTGCACCCTGCCCCTCGATCGCAAGCTCACCGTCCACCTGGGGTACGCCGAGATCCGCGCCGGTCCCGACCGCCGCATGGAGCGCCTGATCTACGAGGCCATGAAAGAGGCTGTCCTCATGGCCAAGTCCGACATGGGCCTGGAGGACTTCCTCTCCCGGCAGGAGATGCTGGCCATCCTGGGCCAGGGGCAGATACAGAGCGTGTACCAGCCCATCGTATCCCTGACCGATGGGCGCACCGTTGGGTACGAGGCCCTCTCCCGGGGGCCGGAAGGGAGCCGGTGGCAGGAGCCTCTCACCCTCTTCCACCTGGCCCAGAAGTATGGATTGCTCATCCGCCTGGAGGAGCTGTGCCACCGCCAGGCCATAGCCGGGGTGCGCGGGCTCTTCGACGACCTGGGACTCTTCCTCAACGTAGACCCCGGGGTGCTGAGCGACCCCGCCTACGACCTGCAGAAGCTGGGAGACCTGCTGGCGGAGGCCCGCATAGAGCCCGGGCAGGTGACCCTGGAGTTGACGGAGCGCTCGGCCGCCTCCGACCTGGCACGCCTGCGCCGGGCAGTGGAGGTGGCGCGCGCCCACGGTCTGGGGGTAGCCCTCGACGACGTGGGATCGGGATACTCCAGCCTGCGCACGCTGGTGGAGCTGCAACCAGACTATGTGAAGATAGATGGGTACCTGGTGGCCAACTGCCACCGGGATCCCGCCCGCCGCGTCGTCGTGGAGACCCTGGCCCACCTGGCCCGCCGCCTGGGATGCACCACGGTGGCGGAGGGGGTAGAACAGCCCCCCGAACTGGACACGCTGGTTGCCGTCGGCGTGGACCTGGCCCAGGGGTACCTGTTCGCCTATCCCGCCCGGGAACTGACGGCCCCCGACGCCGCAGCGGTCTCCCGGCTCCGGGCTGGCAGGGCCGGTACCACATAG
- a CDS encoding 4Fe-4S ferredoxin — protein MPKAMAVVDPTRCDAAHCEGGVCVAAQVCPNRILRQDSPYEVPYQVAMCRGCAKCAVTCPLKAIRMV, from the coding sequence ATGCCGAAAGCCATGGCAGTCGTTGACCCCACCAGGTGCGACGCCGCCCACTGCGAGGGCGGCGTGTGCGTAGCAGCGCAGGTGTGCCCGAACCGCATCCTCAGGCAAGACAGCCCCTACGAAGTGCCATATCAGGTGGCCATGTGCCGGGGGTGTGCCAAATGTGCCGTCACCTGCCCGCTCAAGGCCATCCGCATGGTCTAG
- a CDS encoding NADP-dependent malic enzyme, translated as MATPEELLAKTKKPAQDAMRLHPYYRGKIETYPRCAVRNMDDFSIWYTPGVAEPCRDIQKNVERVYDYTWKWNVIAVVSDGTRVLGLGNIGPEAAMPVMEGKALLFKYLGGVDAVPICLRTTDPDEFIRTVKLLEPSFGGINLEDIEQPKCFRILETLRREMEIPVWHDDQQGTAAVTLAGLLGALKVVGKKLEDARIAMIGAGAANVACARVIIGAGADPGRIIMCDSRGILHKGRTELRETHRDKWELAQKTNAGGRTGGIAEAMKGMDAVIGLSKPGPGTIKPEWVKAMAPDPVVLTMANPVPEIWPWEAKEAGVAVVATARSDFPNQVNNSLGFPSIFRGALDVRARTITDDMCIEAARELARYAEDKGLSAEYILPTMEEWEVYPRVAAAVGTKAIEQGVARIALTREELKARAEQLIRKARDGAALLMREGIIPPVPAE; from the coding sequence ATGGCGACTCCGGAGGAACTGCTGGCCAAGACGAAGAAGCCGGCGCAGGATGCCATGCGGCTGCACCCATACTATCGTGGCAAGATCGAAACCTATCCGCGTTGCGCGGTGCGCAACATGGATGACTTCTCCATCTGGTACACACCCGGGGTGGCGGAGCCCTGCCGGGATATCCAGAAGAATGTCGAGCGGGTGTACGATTACACATGGAAGTGGAACGTGATCGCGGTGGTGTCCGACGGTACCCGCGTGCTGGGTCTGGGGAACATCGGGCCGGAGGCGGCCATGCCGGTCATGGAGGGCAAGGCCCTCCTGTTCAAGTACCTGGGCGGGGTGGATGCGGTGCCCATCTGCCTGCGCACCACCGACCCGGACGAGTTCATCCGCACCGTGAAGCTGCTGGAGCCATCCTTCGGGGGGATCAACCTGGAGGACATCGAACAGCCCAAGTGCTTCCGCATCCTGGAGACCCTGCGGCGGGAGATGGAGATCCCGGTGTGGCACGACGACCAGCAGGGGACGGCGGCGGTGACTCTGGCCGGCCTGCTGGGTGCCCTCAAGGTGGTGGGCAAGAAGCTGGAGGACGCTCGCATCGCCATGATCGGGGCCGGCGCGGCCAACGTGGCCTGTGCGCGGGTGATCATAGGGGCGGGTGCCGACCCCGGGCGCATCATCATGTGTGATTCCCGTGGCATCCTGCACAAGGGCCGCACGGAGCTGCGGGAGACTCACCGGGACAAGTGGGAGCTGGCCCAGAAGACGAACGCCGGGGGCCGCACCGGTGGCATCGCCGAGGCCATGAAGGGGATGGACGCCGTGATCGGGCTGTCGAAGCCCGGTCCCGGGACCATCAAGCCCGAGTGGGTGAAGGCCATGGCGCCCGACCCCGTCGTGCTCACCATGGCCAACCCCGTGCCGGAGATCTGGCCGTGGGAGGCGAAGGAAGCCGGGGTGGCGGTGGTGGCCACGGCGCGCTCTGACTTCCCCAACCAGGTGAACAACTCCCTGGGATTCCCCAGCATCTTCCGGGGGGCCCTGGACGTGCGGGCGCGCACCATCACCGACGATATGTGCATCGAGGCGGCGCGGGAGCTGGCCCGCTATGCCGAAGATAAGGGGCTGAGCGCGGAGTACATCCTGCCCACCATGGAGGAGTGGGAGGTGTACCCGCGGGTGGCCGCTGCGGTGGGGACGAAGGCCATCGAGCAGGGGGTGGCGCGCATCGCCCTCACCCGGGAGGAGCTCAAGGCCCGCGCCGAGCAGCTCATCCGCAAGGCGCGCGACGGTGCGGCCCTCCTCATGCGGGAAGGGATCATCCCGCCGGTGCCGGCCGAATGA
- a CDS encoding methylenetetrahydrofolate reductase, which yields MSQNGCKTESRLERVLREGHFAVTAEVGPPKSASSKGISRHAAAIKEVADAINLTDNQTAIVRLCSLAAAAHVMQAGGEPVMQITCRDRNRIAIQSDLLGAYSLGVRNVLCLTGDHISFGNHPQARTVYDLDSVQLVRLVHDMRENRRFQNGEEIKVAPPRFFVGAAENPFADPVEFRALRLGKKAKAGADFIQTQAVFDLDRFGQFMRVVRDMGLDEQVFILAGIVPTKSAKALERTATVPGMVVPQELIDRMKGAADQEKEGVAIAVELISRLREIPGVRGVHIMAIAWEEIVPEIVKEAGLLPRPRLEVASPA from the coding sequence ATGAGCCAGAACGGGTGCAAGACGGAAAGCCGGCTAGAGCGGGTACTGCGGGAGGGTCACTTCGCCGTCACCGCCGAGGTGGGCCCCCCCAAGAGCGCCTCTTCCAAGGGGATATCGCGCCACGCGGCGGCCATCAAGGAGGTGGCCGACGCCATCAACCTCACCGACAACCAGACCGCCATCGTGCGCCTGTGCAGTCTGGCCGCCGCCGCGCACGTCATGCAGGCCGGCGGCGAGCCGGTGATGCAGATCACCTGCCGGGACCGCAACCGTATCGCCATCCAGTCCGACCTGCTGGGCGCCTACAGCCTGGGCGTGCGCAACGTCCTCTGTCTGACCGGGGACCACATCAGCTTCGGCAATCATCCCCAGGCCCGCACCGTGTACGACCTGGATTCCGTCCAACTGGTGCGGCTGGTGCACGACATGCGGGAGAACCGCCGCTTCCAGAACGGTGAGGAGATCAAGGTGGCCCCGCCCCGCTTCTTCGTAGGCGCCGCGGAGAACCCCTTCGCCGACCCGGTGGAGTTCCGGGCCCTGCGCTTGGGCAAGAAGGCGAAGGCCGGGGCCGACTTCATCCAGACCCAGGCCGTATTCGACCTGGACCGCTTCGGCCAGTTCATGCGGGTGGTGCGGGACATGGGCCTGGACGAGCAGGTCTTCATCCTGGCCGGTATCGTGCCCACCAAATCGGCGAAGGCCCTCGAGCGCACCGCCACCGTGCCCGGCATGGTGGTGCCCCAGGAGCTCATCGACCGGATGAAGGGAGCAGCCGACCAGGAGAAGGAAGGCGTAGCCATCGCCGTGGAGCTCATCTCCCGCCTGCGGGAAATCCCGGGCGTGCGCGGCGTGCACATCATGGCCATCGCCTGGGAGGAAATCGTCCCCGAAATCGTCAAGGAGGCCGGCCTGCTCCCCCGTCCCCGCCTGGAGGTCGCCAGCCCCGCCTAG
- a CDS encoding FAD-binding protein, translating to MPYHRILVVGAGLAGLRAAIEAAGEDVAVLTRVHPVRSHSVAAQGGVNAPLANVPEGKEDSSDRHAFDTVKGSDYLADQDAAELMTRLAPERIYEIEHWGCPFSRTPEGKIAQRPFGGAGFPRTCYAADRTGHAMLHTLYEQVVKRDVRVYEEWLMLDLVVSGGRCRGVVAMDMVSGRVEAFGAEAVIVATGGAGRLFVRSTNSHINTGSAAAFCYRRGVPLKDMEFVQFHPTSLYPNNVLISEAARGEGGYLLNRDGERFMARYAPKAMELGPRDIVARSIQTEIDEGRGFEDAYVHLDLRHLGAEKIKERLPAIREIAMYFAGVDPIEKPIPIQPAQHYTMGGLDVDRDGASELPGLYAAGECACVSVHGANRLGGNSLLETVVFGQLAGAAALRYVGGLEKTGAGDGALDRAVAEVEDRIGELLGREDGEKMATIREEMKQVMFEKVGIFRQEGLMREAVEEIRELKERVKGARVEAKGRRYNLELMGALELPAMLDLAEVIALGAVTRTESRGSHFRRDYPERDDTNWLKHTVARPTPDGPRLEYRPVVITKWQPEARKY from the coding sequence ATGCCATATCATCGCATCCTGGTGGTGGGAGCGGGACTGGCCGGACTGCGGGCGGCCATCGAGGCGGCCGGTGAGGACGTGGCGGTGCTGACGCGGGTGCACCCGGTGCGCTCCCACTCGGTGGCCGCCCAGGGGGGCGTGAACGCACCGCTGGCTAACGTTCCGGAGGGCAAGGAAGACAGCTCGGATCGTCATGCCTTCGACACGGTAAAGGGTTCGGACTACCTGGCGGACCAGGACGCGGCGGAGCTGATGACGCGCCTGGCCCCAGAGCGCATCTACGAGATCGAGCACTGGGGCTGTCCCTTTTCGCGGACCCCGGAGGGCAAGATCGCCCAGCGTCCCTTCGGCGGCGCGGGCTTCCCCCGCACCTGTTACGCGGCGGACCGTACCGGCCACGCCATGCTGCACACCCTGTACGAGCAGGTGGTGAAGCGCGATGTGCGGGTGTACGAAGAGTGGCTGATGCTCGACCTGGTCGTGTCCGGGGGCCGCTGCCGGGGGGTGGTGGCCATGGACATGGTGTCGGGGCGGGTGGAGGCATTCGGGGCCGAGGCGGTGATCGTGGCCACCGGGGGCGCCGGTCGCCTCTTTGTGCGCTCCACCAACTCTCACATCAATACGGGGAGCGCGGCGGCGTTTTGCTACCGGCGGGGGGTGCCGCTCAAGGACATGGAGTTCGTGCAGTTCCATCCCACGTCGCTTTACCCCAACAACGTGCTCATCTCCGAGGCGGCCCGGGGCGAGGGTGGGTACCTTCTGAACCGGGACGGGGAGCGGTTCATGGCCCGCTATGCCCCCAAGGCGATGGAGCTGGGGCCGCGGGACATCGTGGCCCGGTCCATCCAGACCGAGATCGACGAGGGGCGGGGGTTTGAGGACGCCTACGTGCACCTTGACCTGCGGCATCTGGGGGCGGAGAAGATCAAGGAGAGGCTGCCCGCCATCCGGGAGATCGCCATGTATTTCGCCGGGGTGGACCCCATCGAGAAACCCATCCCCATCCAGCCCGCCCAGCACTACACCATGGGGGGCCTGGACGTAGACAGAGACGGTGCCTCCGAGCTGCCCGGCCTTTATGCTGCGGGGGAGTGTGCCTGCGTGAGCGTGCACGGGGCCAACCGCCTGGGCGGCAACTCGCTTTTGGAGACGGTGGTGTTCGGGCAGCTGGCGGGGGCGGCCGCCCTGCGCTACGTGGGGGGTCTGGAGAAGACGGGTGCGGGCGACGGCGCGCTGGACAGGGCGGTGGCGGAGGTGGAGGACCGCATTGGCGAGCTCTTGGGGCGGGAAGACGGGGAGAAGATGGCCACCATCCGGGAAGAGATGAAGCAGGTGATGTTCGAGAAGGTGGGGATATTCCGGCAGGAAGGTCTCATGCGGGAGGCGGTGGAGGAGATCCGCGAGCTCAAGGAGCGGGTGAAGGGGGCGCGGGTGGAGGCCAAAGGAAGGCGGTACAACCTGGAGCTGATGGGGGCCCTGGAGCTTCCTGCCATGCTGGACCTGGCGGAGGTGATTGCCCTGGGTGCGGTGACCCGCACCGAGAGCCGGGGTTCCCACTTCCGGCGGGACTACCCCGAGCGGGACGATACGAACTGGCTCAAGCACACGGTGGCGCGCCCGACCCCCGACGGTCCCCGGCTGGAGTACCGGCCGGTGGTGATCACGAAGTGGCAGCCCGAGGCGCGCAAGTATTAG
- a CDS encoding methylenetetrahydrofolate reductase C-terminal domain-containing protein, with protein MIIAEQKPIPEIAAQVRQCQKVLVLGCGGCVTVCQAGGEKEAEILASALRLMGAREGWDTAFDSMAITRQCDPEYLDGIARKVTEYDAILSLGCGVGVNYLAEHFPRTWVVPGLNTKGAGATLEAGVWEERCLACGDCILHLTGGICPLTRCSKSLLNGPCGGSQAGKCEISPDVACGWQLIYDRLRQLDRLDLLLEIRDPKDWSRTHDGGLRRVVKEEARL; from the coding sequence GTGATCATAGCCGAACAAAAGCCCATCCCCGAGATAGCGGCCCAGGTGCGCCAGTGCCAGAAGGTGCTGGTGCTGGGGTGCGGCGGCTGCGTCACCGTGTGCCAGGCCGGCGGTGAAAAGGAGGCGGAGATCCTGGCCTCGGCCCTGCGCCTGATGGGGGCCCGGGAGGGCTGGGACACCGCCTTCGACAGCATGGCCATCACCCGCCAGTGCGACCCCGAGTACCTGGACGGCATCGCCAGGAAGGTGACAGAGTACGACGCCATCCTCTCCCTGGGGTGCGGGGTGGGGGTCAACTACCTGGCCGAGCACTTCCCCCGCACCTGGGTGGTGCCGGGGCTGAACACCAAGGGGGCGGGAGCCACCCTGGAGGCGGGCGTATGGGAAGAAAGGTGCCTGGCCTGCGGGGACTGCATCCTGCACCTGACGGGCGGTATCTGCCCCCTCACCCGCTGCTCCAAGAGCCTGCTCAACGGTCCCTGCGGCGGCTCCCAGGCGGGAAAGTGCGAGATCTCCCCGGACGTGGCCTGCGGGTGGCAGCTCATCTACGACCGCCTGAGGCAACTCGACCGGCTCGACCTCCTGCTGGAGATCAGAGACCCCAAGGACTGGTCGCGGACCCATGACGGCGGTCTGCGCCGGGTGGTGAAGGAGGAGGCCCGGCTATGA
- the sucC gene encoding ADP-forming succinate--CoA ligase subunit beta, producing the protein MKLYEYLAKDIFRGAGIPVPAGRPCQAPDEAARAAAEIGPVAIKAQILAGARGKAGGIAFADTPEEAREAAARLLGSELRGYRVDRLLVEEKLIIEKELYLGMAVEGSARRPLVIASGQGGMAIEEVPERAIVKKTLDITWGMQPYTARVLARRLGLEGSLARQFEDIALRVWGVFRRYDAELVEINPLAVAAGRRLVAADARLNVDDEALYRHRDLPRVEEGTDLERRVRELGLSFVQLEGDIAVMANGAGITMATLDVLARYGGRPANFLDAGGGAAAEPTAQAIGVLLETHPRVILINIFGGITRCDEVARAIVKVKSERGLPVPLVVRLVGTNEEQGTALLRDHGIAAFRQMEEAAARAVAIARGGDS; encoded by the coding sequence ATGAAACTTTACGAATATCTGGCCAAAGATATCTTCCGGGGCGCAGGTATCCCCGTGCCGGCCGGGCGGCCGTGCCAGGCGCCCGACGAGGCCGCCCGCGCCGCGGCCGAGATCGGGCCTGTGGCCATCAAGGCGCAGATCCTGGCCGGGGCGCGGGGGAAAGCGGGGGGCATCGCCTTTGCCGACACGCCGGAGGAAGCGCGGGAGGCGGCGGCCCGGCTGCTGGGGTCGGAGTTGCGCGGCTACCGGGTGGACAGGCTCCTGGTGGAAGAGAAGCTGATCATCGAGAAGGAGCTGTACCTGGGCATGGCGGTGGAGGGCAGCGCCCGCCGTCCTCTCGTCATCGCGTCAGGCCAGGGGGGTATGGCCATCGAGGAAGTGCCCGAGCGGGCCATCGTGAAAAAGACCCTCGACATAACCTGGGGGATGCAGCCTTACACGGCCAGGGTGCTGGCGCGCCGGCTCGGGCTGGAAGGGAGCCTGGCGCGCCAGTTCGAGGACATCGCCCTGCGCGTGTGGGGGGTGTTCCGGCGCTACGACGCCGAACTGGTGGAGATCAACCCCCTGGCGGTAGCCGCCGGACGGCGGCTGGTGGCGGCCGACGCCCGCCTGAACGTGGACGACGAGGCCCTTTACCGCCACCGCGACCTGCCCCGGGTGGAGGAGGGCACCGACCTCGAGCGGCGGGTGAGGGAGCTGGGTCTTTCCTTCGTGCAGCTTGAGGGCGACATCGCGGTGATGGCCAACGGGGCCGGGATCACCATGGCGACCCTGGACGTGCTGGCCCGCTACGGGGGCCGGCCCGCCAACTTCCTGGATGCGGGTGGGGGGGCAGCGGCGGAACCCACGGCCCAGGCCATCGGCGTGCTCCTGGAGACCCACCCCAGGGTCATCCTGATCAACATCTTCGGGGGCATCACGCGCTGTGACGAAGTGGCCCGGGCCATCGTGAAGGTGAAGTCGGAGCGAGGTCTGCCCGTGCCCCTGGTGGTGCGGCTGGTGGGCACCAACGAGGAACAGGGCACGGCGTTGTTGCGCGATCACGGCATTGCCGCCTTCCGGCAGATGGAGGAGGCAGCGGCCAGGGCAGTGGCCATAGCCAGGGGAGGTGACAGTTGA
- a CDS encoding Fe-S-containing hydro-lyase, translated as MSLKQVTTPLTDEAVAELRAGDRVLISGYIYAARDAAHKRLYELLQKGEELPFDIEGAVVYYVGPTPPKPGQVIGSAGPTTSGRMDPYTPALIRVGLKGMIGKGLRSQAVKDAMKEHGAVYFAAVGGAGALIAKSIVESEVVAYEDLGAEAIRRLRVENFPVVVVNDRYGGDLYEEGRARYRLAEE; from the coding sequence ATGTCTCTGAAGCAGGTGACCACGCCCCTGACCGACGAGGCGGTAGCGGAACTGCGGGCGGGGGACAGGGTGCTGATTTCCGGGTACATCTATGCGGCACGGGATGCCGCCCACAAGCGGCTGTACGAGCTCTTGCAGAAGGGGGAAGAGCTTCCGTTCGACATCGAGGGGGCGGTGGTGTACTACGTGGGGCCCACGCCGCCCAAGCCGGGGCAGGTGATCGGTTCGGCCGGGCCCACCACCTCGGGACGGATGGACCCTTACACCCCGGCCTTGATCCGGGTGGGACTCAAGGGGATGATCGGCAAGGGCCTCCGCTCGCAGGCCGTGAAAGACGCCATGAAGGAGCACGGGGCGGTGTACTTCGCCGCCGTGGGCGGCGCCGGTGCACTGATAGCGAAGAGCATTGTGGAGTCGGAAGTGGTGGCATACGAGGATCTGGGGGCGGAGGCGATAAGGCGGCTGCGGGTGGAGAACTTCCCTGTGGTGGTGGTGAACGACCGCTACGGTGGTGACCTGTACGAGGAGGGCAGGGCCCGCTACCGCCTGGCCGAGGAGTGA